One segment of Candidatus Hydrogenedentota bacterium DNA contains the following:
- a CDS encoding carbon-nitrogen hydrolase family protein: MKRTLVACALIALIGPGPAAAAAEIRVALLQMAPKGADVAANLEKAEEFCRKAAAKRADIALMPELWSVGFTPPENREGALDAYRKLTLTLDSEPIQRFAALAKELGMAIAITYLETHDPAPRNVITLFDRHGREVFTYAKIHTSDFTPLEAATTPGDEFVVGDLDTPAGTVSVGAMICFDREHPESARILMLKGAELVLTPNASKLDELRLDQFKVRAWENAIGVAMANYPRPHKNGRSVAYDGAGNRLVMAGAREGVYIATFDLDALRERRRNTIWGNAYRRPHRYGALDDPARDPVWDRQRDDGTRYDPAQR, encoded by the coding sequence ATGAAACGAACCCTCGTAGCCTGTGCCCTGATCGCCCTGATCGGACCCGGTCCGGCGGCGGCCGCCGCGGAAATCCGGGTGGCGCTCCTGCAAATGGCTCCGAAAGGGGCCGACGTCGCCGCCAACCTCGAAAAAGCGGAGGAATTTTGCCGGAAAGCCGCCGCAAAACGCGCCGATATCGCCCTGATGCCCGAGCTGTGGAGCGTCGGTTTCACCCCACCGGAAAACCGCGAGGGCGCGCTCGATGCCTACCGGAAACTGACCCTCACGCTTGATTCGGAACCCATCCAGCGCTTCGCCGCGCTCGCAAAGGAACTGGGGATGGCGATCGCCATCACCTACCTGGAAACCCACGACCCCGCCCCACGCAACGTCATTACCCTCTTCGACCGCCACGGAAGAGAAGTCTTTACCTACGCGAAAATCCACACATCCGACTTCACGCCGCTGGAGGCGGCCACGACGCCGGGCGACGAATTCGTTGTCGGCGATCTGGACACGCCCGCCGGCACGGTGTCGGTCGGCGCCATGATTTGCTTCGATCGCGAGCATCCCGAGAGCGCCCGGATTCTGATGCTGAAAGGCGCCGAACTCGTGCTGACGCCCAATGCCAGTAAGCTCGATGAATTGCGCCTCGACCAGTTCAAGGTTCGGGCCTGGGAAAACGCCATCGGCGTGGCCATGGCCAATTACCCCCGGCCCCACAAGAACGGGCGTTCCGTCGCCTACGACGGCGCGGGAAACCGGCTCGTCATGGCCGGAGCGCGCGAGGGCGTGTACATCGCAACCTTCGATCTCGACGCCCTGCGGGAGCGGCGCCGCAACACAATCTGGGGGAACGCCTACCGGAGACCGCACCGCTACGGCGCGCTGGACGATCCCGCGCGGGATCCCGTCTGGGATCGGCAGCGGGACGATGGAACCCGCTACGACCCGGCGCAACGGTAG
- a CDS encoding SGNH/GDSL hydrolase family protein, whose protein sequence is MKREFRLKLKSGLVNAGFVVASLLAAFLAAEVGLRLYHYGGLVWEHAHLPPVVHEPDPETGWRLAPNQVAARSTLDYQLVIKTNAEGLRGPDHTPEPEPDVTTIAVLGDSFMEASQVPEEAGFCHALESAASPGARRVINLGVGGFSTVQAWRQFEARGRHFHPRVVLLAFYAENDVYGNVAGLSRMMWGEDDGRYFSAPFAAIGGDGELVLQPPQYERAAEEFEAAWRRYSPWLMRLDALTKSVVENYYKRARSRFRQKIHEPGEEIAIHLGVYAENHPDPEDETAEPFDELWEDAFRVTGAVLRQLKQDVESAGATLAVFTVPSKLQAIPAHRSAVRERYPDMALDFERPHKRLAAICEEAGIPFLDLLPDFLAQSESGTVLYHQFEDSHWNEAGHALAAERVAAWLKDQGLIRLPG, encoded by the coding sequence GTGAAGAGGGAATTCCGCCTCAAGCTGAAATCTGGATTGGTCAACGCCGGGTTTGTTGTGGCGAGCCTCCTGGCAGCCTTTCTCGCCGCGGAAGTCGGGCTGCGCCTCTACCACTATGGCGGCCTCGTTTGGGAACATGCCCACCTGCCCCCCGTGGTGCATGAACCCGACCCGGAGACCGGCTGGCGGCTCGCCCCCAATCAGGTCGCCGCGCGGAGCACCCTGGATTACCAGCTCGTCATCAAGACGAACGCCGAGGGCCTGCGCGGGCCCGATCACACCCCGGAACCCGAACCCGATGTGACCACCATCGCCGTGCTCGGCGACTCGTTTATGGAAGCATCCCAGGTGCCCGAGGAAGCGGGATTCTGCCACGCGCTGGAATCCGCCGCAAGCCCCGGCGCCCGCCGCGTCATTAACCTGGGCGTAGGCGGCTTCAGCACGGTGCAGGCCTGGCGCCAGTTCGAGGCGCGCGGCAGGCATTTCCACCCGCGCGTCGTCCTGCTGGCCTTCTACGCCGAGAACGACGTCTACGGCAACGTCGCGGGCCTCTCCCGAATGATGTGGGGCGAGGATGACGGGCGCTACTTCAGCGCGCCATTCGCCGCGATCGGCGGAGACGGCGAACTGGTCTTGCAGCCGCCCCAGTACGAACGGGCCGCCGAGGAGTTCGAGGCCGCGTGGCGGCGGTACAGCCCCTGGCTGATGCGCCTCGACGCCCTGACGAAAAGCGTGGTCGAGAATTATTACAAGCGCGCCCGCTCGCGATTCCGGCAGAAAATCCATGAGCCCGGCGAGGAAATAGCCATCCATCTCGGCGTGTACGCGGAAAACCACCCCGATCCGGAGGACGAAACGGCGGAACCCTTCGACGAACTATGGGAAGACGCCTTCCGCGTAACGGGCGCCGTCTTACGGCAGCTCAAACAAGACGTCGAGAGCGCGGGCGCCACCCTCGCCGTCTTCACCGTACCCTCAAAATTACAGGCGATACCGGCCCACCGTTCCGCCGTCCGGGAGCGCTATCCCGATATGGCGCTCGACTTTGAACGGCCCCACAAGCGGCTGGCCGCAATCTGCGAGGAGGCCGGAATCCCGTTCCTCGACTTGCTGCCGGACTTTCTCGCCCAGTCGGAATCCGGGACCGTGCTGTATCACCAATTCGAGGACTCGCACTGGAACGAAGCGGGCCACGCGCTCGCCGCGGAGCGGGTGGCCGCCTGGCTTAAAGATCAGGGATTGATCCGCCTGCCTGGCTGA
- a CDS encoding PHP domain-containing protein, translated as MPFVDLHLHSTCSDGSDPPETVAARAKAAGAVAIALTDHDTMAGVPAARAAAEALGLGYISGVEISAGFEGREIHVIGLGLDHEDTGLVSALEALRAARDSRGRLILARLAELGVGLPAFEIGPVDSGSALGRMHIAQAMAERGYVKQVQEAFDRYLNPGRPAFVPKETIPLAASIDLIHGAGGLAFLAHPGLGNWVRKALPALLAFPFDGIEAYHVSHSPGRTEGFLALARERGLLVTGGSDCHGTIKGKALLGSVQTPERVFAAIMARLRSGLLAE; from the coding sequence ATGCCCTTCGTTGATCTTCACCTGCACAGCACTTGCTCCGACGGGTCGGATCCGCCCGAGACGGTGGCGGCGCGGGCGAAGGCGGCCGGGGCTGTTGCCATTGCGCTTACGGACCATGACACGATGGCGGGTGTGCCCGCCGCGCGCGCGGCCGCCGAGGCACTGGGGCTCGGGTATATCAGCGGAGTCGAAATCAGCGCGGGATTTGAGGGGCGGGAGATTCACGTGATCGGCCTCGGGCTGGATCACGAGGATACGGGTCTGGTGTCCGCGCTGGAAGCGCTGCGCGCCGCGCGCGACAGCCGGGGGCGCCTTATCCTGGCGCGGCTGGCGGAATTGGGGGTTGGCTTGCCGGCGTTTGAGATCGGGCCGGTGGATTCGGGATCCGCGCTGGGGCGCATGCATATTGCCCAGGCCATGGCGGAGCGCGGTTACGTGAAGCAGGTGCAGGAGGCCTTTGACCGCTACCTGAATCCGGGCCGACCCGCATTTGTGCCCAAGGAAACGATTCCGCTCGCGGCGTCCATTGACCTCATTCATGGTGCGGGCGGGCTTGCGTTTCTGGCGCATCCCGGGCTGGGGAATTGGGTGCGCAAGGCGCTCCCCGCCTTGCTGGCCTTTCCCTTTGATGGGATTGAAGCGTACCACGTGAGCCATTCCCCGGGGCGCACGGAAGGTTTCCTCGCGCTTGCGCGCGAGCGCGGCCTGCTGGTCACCGGCGGCAGCGATTGCCACGGCACGATCAAGGGGAAGGCGCTGCTGGGCTCGGTCCAGACGCCGGAACGGGTGTTTGCCGCGATCATGGCGCGGTTACGATCCGGCTTGTTGGCGGAGTAG
- the nusB gene encoding transcription antitermination factor NusB — MLNRQARRRGRERALQFLFSLDFTGGDYREQLEGFWAINPVKPGARQYAEKLIHGVCGCRQELDDEISGALDRWTPDRIGYIERSALRIALYEMRHCPDVPEAVAINEAIEVVKIFGADEATKFINGVLDRLKGGARPDLR, encoded by the coding sequence GTGCTTAATCGCCAGGCACGGCGCCGCGGCCGCGAGCGCGCGCTTCAGTTTCTGTTCAGCCTGGATTTCACGGGGGGCGACTACCGGGAACAACTGGAAGGCTTCTGGGCGATCAACCCGGTCAAGCCCGGTGCGCGGCAGTACGCCGAGAAGCTGATCCACGGGGTCTGCGGCTGCCGTCAGGAACTGGACGACGAAATATCGGGCGCGCTGGATCGCTGGACTCCGGATCGCATCGGCTACATCGAGCGGAGCGCGCTCCGGATCGCGCTCTACGAGATGCGGCACTGCCCCGACGTGCCGGAGGCGGTGGCGATTAACGAGGCGATCGAGGTGGTGAAGATCTTCGGCGCCGACGAGGCCACCAAGTTTATCAACGGGGTGCTTGATCGGTTGAAGGGGGGGGCGCGCCCGGACTTGCGGTAG